The Solanum dulcamara chromosome 6, daSolDulc1.2, whole genome shotgun sequence genome contains the following window.
GTCTATTGTtacctttctcaaaaaaaagtCTCGAAGGAGTCTGATTTCATACCCTGACTTGTAAAAAGAGTCTGATTTGCTCCTGTGGTAAAACCTCTATTGCTGAAGATACTTCAGTCCGTTTCCCTTTGTTTGAGAAGAACTGGAAATTGAATGAACTCAGACCCCTTTTGCCGCTTTTTTGACTTGTGTCAAATGCAATACAATATTCTGCTAGGTTGCTAACCTGCTACCTCTTTCTGCCTATGCTGCAAGGTTGCGATCCTGCTCCTAACGGAAATTACTCCAAAAAGTATTGCTGTTCACAATGCCACAGAAGTTGCTAGGTTTGTGGTAAGTTGAACTCTTAGTTGGAACCAAGACTGATTAATAGTTAAATATTACAGATCAAGTTCTCTGCGTAGCTGATAATGCTCGAAAAATCTTAGATGAAATCTGATTTGAAATGCCTCTAGGTTAGGCCAGTTGCATGGCTTTCCTTGATACTATATCCAGTTGGAAGAGTTGTGACATATCTATCAATGGGAATGCTAAAACTCCTCGGCTTGAAAGGAAGAAGGTATGGTGATCATAAATCAAGTCTTGCTATTTTCATGAGCTCTGCCTTACAGTGTTCATCTTTTTTACCATTTTCCAGTTGGAATATGTAtgtcataatttcatattttcgtGAGTGTATTTATAGAACATGCTCATATGATATTTCTAGTGTTTTATGTAATTATGAATATGGAAAGTTCACATGCACGTCTTATTTGAAAGGCTATCTAAATTATGCATGCTTATCCTTAGAAGTCATTTTGAGCATCTATTtgctgtttttttttaattagataaATACATTATTGTCAAAAGATACATGAAAAGCATAAGGTGCTTTCTCCACATATTTAGGTTTCTAAGGGGCAGTTTAGACATGATTTGATGATTTGgaattgaaattttgtttggacATGTCATTTGGATTTTTTAGGTTGTATTTTTTCTCATAAACATGATGAAAACCCAACAATTTGTGAAAATTATCTTGGGCAATAATCTCcccatgagctagcttttggggttgagttacaCTCCAAATCCATTTCTTATCGTGGTATTAGAGCCGATGTGGGCTCCCGGTTGATTGTCCATGCCCATGGAATGGACAGAGTCGGGcgggtggtggtggtggtggggtGTGTGAATGAATTTTCTTGGGGTCTTATATGGTCTTGTGCAATCCTCCAtccatgagctagcttttgggttGAATGAAAAAAACTGAAATCACAACTTGTATTTGAAATCCTACTTTTTTGAGCCCCTAATCCTATGGCCAAACACCTACTATGTGCTTTCTTCCATAATAACTTGTAGAAAAGAATGTTTACAGATTCAATATGTGAAAAGTGTTGGGGTCTCACATTGGTTGAGGGTATGGTCTATAGTCTCGgtctaaatattttattttgattagataTGTATTATTAGAAAAGAAACCAGTACTCATGGTACTGAAATTACAAACAAGCTGACAAAAGTTAGCTGGATCCTCCTCCACTTTTTCTCTAGCCCATCTAAATCCAGCATTGATTCTACATCATTCTCATTTGCCAAAACTTTAAGTTATGTCATTAATTTTATATTCATTTTGGTAATCTAGTGAACCATATGTCACTGAGGATGAATTGAAGTTGATGCTGCGTGGGGCGGAGTTAAGTGGCGCAATTGAGGAGGAAGAGCAGGTGAGTTCATGTGTTCTCTGTGTTTCTGGTTTTTATGCTTGAACCTCAATTGTTACCAAATATGAACCACAGAAGCACATGCATATTCTAACCATACATAAGCTTATCTAGTTCACATAGAATTGGTTGTCCATTAGCATAGCCTTAACGTATGTGGCCATTGTACCAAATGCAGCATCTTGAGATGTGTTTATTATGTTATTTGAACGAGCACTATTTTAGCACTCTCTgtattttttcttatcttgcaTGTTATTAttggaaattcatgattacATAGTTGGAAGTCAATGGAgccagtgttatcaaaggcgaaaagcGCAAAATAGCAAGGTCTGATGGTGTTTTAAGCACAAATAAAGCGTGGACCTTGAAGAAGAATTATGCGTAGTCCAACactaataattataagcatgaatAACTAATATCAGAACAAAgaacttgaaaaataattacgataaagtgaaatatcactTGTTTAGTATCGCCTCTTCAGGATTACACGAATTGGCAAGGAAAAGTGTCTTAGATCCTTGATGTCGAGACTGAAGCACAGGTAAAGCGTATCTAACCTCACTCTAAGCAcgcctttgacaacactgaATGGAGCAACATACAAGTGTGTTAATTTACTGTCTTTAAAAGACAACAAAGCATATGACCTAAACATTAATGAGAGAGTTGTTATGCTAATGACTTTTTCTTGGGAAGAACTATCAAACAAACACAATatccaaaacttgaaaaaaataatgcacGGAAAAAATTTCACCTTGTTTCTTCTATGCACCACCTTAGTCATTCCCTCCAATGCTACATTTGCTGTATAATTGGTGCAAAAGCCAGTGCTTTGTGCCTTGGCTCGTCTTCTCTAGAAGAGGAGGGCTTTGTTAGATTTTGCCTTGACGAGCATCTTCAGCCTACCACATTGTTTCCCTTGGCCAAAAAAATGACTTTGTGGGTTTATTAAACACAGCTGCCACCTTTTTATCAGGATTATGGCATCCCGACTTTTATGGCTTTTGGTTCTTTTTTGGAGCTTAAAAACAGTTGATTTTAAGCAGTTTTGGCTTAAAATAAGCGGAAGTGCTTAAAAGTTGATTTGACCCGCTTTTAACACCCAAACACCCTCTTGAGTCCATATAGGTGCGTTTCATTGAGGATAAGTACAAAGGATGATTGAACATATTTCTCCAAATATCCTTGAATTTGTTGATTTCCATGCATAAGTAGGTATCTTTTGTAACTTACTAATGGGTTGGTCAGCACGTGTAGTATTTTGTTGTACTATCAGTTTTATCATCTCTCCCTTTTTACAAATTAATTTTCGTTTGTTTTAGACCCAACTATGGGAATACAATCTATCTCATATAAAGTAATACATAGAATCCCACATAACTTATGCAAGAATTAATTATGAGGAAAACAAAAAGGAGCAACCAAATGTTATATTAATCAATGTTGATTTTATGTGGAGACTAAATCTCCTCAAATCTCAACCAAGCACTATAATCTTATGCTTGTTTTTATGTGGAGATTATATCTACTAAAACTAAACCCTGACCCCTTAATGTCTCTGTCCTCTTGCAGGAAATGGTTGAAAATGTGTTGTCTTGCAAGAGACATGAGTTAtgcttaaattttttatttttatttggtaTGACAGTGACATGAGTTGTGCTTAAATGGAGACGTGAGGATTTATATAGCCGATCCCAACTTGCTTGGGACTGAGGTGTAATAGTTGATATATATCGCCTAAAACTTAAACCAAACCACCCTTCTATGCCTCTGTTTTCTTGCAGGATATGATTGAGAATGTGTTGGAGATAAAAGATACTCATGTCAGGGAGGTAATGACACCTcttgttgatgttgttgcaATCGATGCCAGTGCAACGTTAGTTGATTTCCATAGTTTGTGGGTGACACATCAGTACTCCAGGTCTAATAGACTTTTCATTGCTTCTTTTTGCATAGAGAAGAAGTTTCCTTCAAAAGGTGCTAAAAGAGTTTGGCTATGAATTTTCAGGGTGCCTGTTTTTGAGCAACGTATAGATAATATTGTTGGCATTGCATATGCCATGGATCTCCTAGATTATGTACAAAAGGTCTAGTATCTACAACTTCAGCCAGCCTCTTTCAGAATTTTAGTGGTGTCATTTCTAATCGTACACATAAATCTCATAGTATGCTGAAAATTCTCTTTGTTTTGAAGGGAGAACTGCTGGAAAGTTCTATTGTGGGAGATATGGCACATAAACCTGCATACTTTGTTCCCGGTAATTTACATTTCTTCCTGATGTTGACTGCTGTATAAATAAGAAATTATAGTTCTATGTCACCTAAACCATGGAGCTGCAAAGTCAATAATTTATATTACTGATATAACTTGCTGATCAGTAGGTATTGTAAGTGCAGCTTCATAGCCTTATCAGAGACGTCATGTACTGTCTACCATAACTAAATCAACAAACAGATATACATACTTCTTTAGTATAATTAACAATACCGAAGCCACTTTGCTGAACGTAGTGCTGTCTTTCAGATCCTCACACTGTTGAGATGTGAATTCTTCCTATTTAACCAGCTGTTATCGGCAGGAATCATTCCTAGAACGTGTCTCCCTTCCTTAAAAACATTTCATGCTTTATGCTTATAAATTGCATACACATTGCTCATGTTTTCTTTCCACACACAATATTACCCAAGGAGGCAAACAATAATCTTGTAACAATGCAGATTCTATGTCAGTGTGGAACCTTCTTAGAGAGTTCCGCATCAGAAAGGTACACATGGCTGTTGTTCTTAATGAATATGGAGGAACCATTGGAGTAAGTATTCTCTCTCATCTTTTCTGTTTCTTGGTTGTAGTGCTTGGTTAATTCTATCAAAATTTCTTATCCAGTGTGTATCTATTATTTAATGATCTATAACAATGTCTTCACATTGTCTTTCCTATAAAACAGATTGTAACCCTTGAAGATGTGGTCGAGGAAATTGTTGGTGAAATCTTTGACGAAAATGATTCAAAAGTAAGACTTATGAGTCCCTCTTTCCACTTATTTGAACAGCTAGTTATTTGTAGGTTCGCAGTTATCTCTGATGGATACCCTCTTCAGCTCAGAGCTGAAATTACTGCGATTTTCTCGTGTGTCCAAATAGTAAACATTTTGGAAGATTAAATGAATTGTAATCCCGATACTGGAATAGCAATGATATTTAGGTGTTGTTATGAAAGGTGATCTATGTATTCTTGAGTATCATTAGTATGTGGAAATAtgtttgtttatatatattttcttgttGAGTGACAGGAGGAAATCCAGAAAAAAACTGGCTATATTGTCATGCGGGCTGAGGGAATATACGATGTTGATGCAAATACCTCCATTGACCAGCTCTCTGAAGATCTCAATATTAAAATGCCAGAGGTGTGCTATTATTCTGAGAGTTAAATTTTCTGCCTTGCAACTACATTTTACTGCTAGTTTAACAATACAAGATTTAGCCACTCGTAGTCCCTAATTTGTCAGGAGTAGTTTATGTGGGTCCTGTTCGTTTCATGGTTCAAGTAAACATAGATGAGGCTTCAGAGCTCTTGAATTTTCATTTTTCCAGCTATGAAGCCTCTCGTTCTGCAAATAACTATTATGTTTGCTTGTGTTAGCATGATTTAGTAGGGGAAACTGCCTTCAACTAATGCTGATCATTCTAGAATCTTCCCACTAATTGACGTCTTTCGTTTATAATCCATATCAGGGCCATCAGTATGAGACAGTCTCTGGTTTTGTCTGTGAAGCATTTGGATATATCCCAAGGACAGGTGAGACGATTAAACTTATACTAGAAAGGGGAAATGAAGACGAAGACAAGAATTACAATGGCACAGAATCTGATCGAGCAGACCAAAATGAGAAGAACCAAACTTTTAAGCTTGAGGTATGTtttcttgtgattggtgaattTTATGGCTAAGAACTGACACTGAAAGCGTCTAAAATTTCCATGAACTTATCAGACTAAAGAATTTCACAATAAGCAGATATTTAGTTGACAATTTTGGTGCAGATATTAGCAGGGAATGCCAGAAAGGTTAGTGCGGTTCGATTTGAACGGATCAATGACGATGTAGAAATAGAGACGAATGAGGTAACACGCCTCGTTCCAAAAATTATGACTAGGAAGCGGGCGAGTAACGGAGGCTCAGATAGAAGCAATCACGACGACATCTCTTTTATGGAGAGGAGAGACGAGGATGACGATTCCAACAATTTTGTTATGGCTGAACGTGAGGACAACCATGATGTTGCAAATAAACAATAACTGCATGAGTTGTCACATTCTTTACTTAAAATTTGAATGTAAATCCGTCTCAAAGTCTTTTGATAGTCTTCAATTTCCAAAATGGTTATGTTTCTGGGGAAAGAGACAATGAAATTAAAATGTTActtgtgaaatttatttttcaaagaatCTTATTTTCTACGACGTTTTGACCAACCAATCCTTTTTTATACGaaggttgtatatatatttttgttcatgaAACCAACAAGATTTGAAGATTGCGGGTAATATAAATTCATCACTAATGATTGGCATCGAATTAAGAAGCATATTCGATTAGTTCAATCTGTTTTGACCTTTATGAATGATCACTGCTCCATAAGCTCTACTAATTTTCAGTCCTTGTAGGTCATGCAACACAAACAGTGTAGATGGACCTCCATGGGCGGTTTAACCCTAAAACAGTGGCTTTAAGACCCCgaaaaatatgatctcaaaattgttcaatgttatatatatataaatataaataattatgtttttattgtTAATATGCAGCTATTCAAACATTTCAAAGTCTATCTATAACGATTGCTATTTCATATCGGAGTGGTGATCTATGATAAGACAAAGAGAGAGATGTGATGAgaggtgtgtttcaaatgaatcaagaactacctatttatagaaataaattCATGCTCTTGATGTCATTCATGACATCACATTCTTGTTCTTGATGTCATCACATTGTGTCAAGATGTCAAAGTTTATCAAATTTTCACCGAACTTTCACGTACCAAGTTGCTATATTAATTtatctagaatcttgtcaattttaacaatTAATATATATAGATGATGGAGATATGATTGAACCCTTTTTCTTAGCCAAGTAACATCAATTTAATGTATTAGAACAATCTTTTCATTCTAGAACAATCTTTTCTTAGTCAAGTAACATCACATTGTGTCAAGATGGCAATATGTTCTTTGACACCTTGTTTGATATTAATATCATACCGCTCAACACCCTGAGTATCCTTTAGGTTATTGTTCTAAGCACACGTTAAGCGAATTTCACATCAAAATGGACCAAAAGTGAAGAGTATGTGCACATCTTCACATCCGCCATCTCCATTTCCATCTCACTTAATATTTGTATcaacaatattttattattatatattgaacataaaaaaaaaagttcgtTTATTTctcctaaaaatattttccttccatACCGAACAATTCCTTTAGTATATAATAGGAGCAAGAGAAAGTGGGAAAACAGTAAACATTGACAACGATAGAAGCATACGCCGCCGGCCAGTGATAATGAGATTAATTAATAACTctcttttttccaattttttcaaTACTTGGATAGGAGTATTAATCTGAATAGTTGTCCAATCAActgataaaattaaaaaaaccaaaaaaatataatatatataatttattatatagtaTGTATATGTTTATGTATAACAAAGTGTATAATctacatatattatattataggcatatttcaatgcacgtggagaatatataactaaaatatttttaatacaataatatattttagtaccgttaataagagaaaaaattaaaaataattctaatatttttttaattcaatatattatacatattataagcatatttcaatgcacgtggtgaatatataacttaaacaTTTTTAATGATAATGTATTACAAGTATTATGcgtaaatttcaaatatttcagtactattcaaattaatttacatTGTTAGAAATGTCttttatttattgaaataacaacaatcgaattcataacaatgtataatattgaattgaattgtaatacattttgaattcaatatattatacatattataggcatgtttcaatgcacgtgctgaatatataactaaaatacttttaatacaataatataattcgttaataagagaaaaaaataaaaaataattataatagattttgaattcaatatattataattaaatttggtttatatataattaaaatatttttaatacaaatatattataaatattatgtgtaaatttcaaataatttaatactATTTAAATTAGTTCTAAATTAGGataatcaattattatttttaaaagaggaaaaaagagaaagagaaaaatgaaaaaaaaaaaaagaaaaaagagagaagatgGGAGAGGTGCAAgtagggctgttcacagttttggttaaaaccaaaaccaaaccgaaaatttaaccaaaccgaataaaaaaaccgacattcaatttggtttggtttggtttggttttaaatttgaataaccgataatatttggtttggttatggttatagaaaaaaataaccgaataaataaccgaaccaaaccgataattatatacttaaaatttataattatttatatgtataatattagtttttcataaataattaaagatattttataccttttaattattaatttaatattaatatacttatttttaaggaccaacaatccaaacccaactctcaagcccaattataaattctaataaacactaaacagcggtccaagtccaacaatccaagcccattagcccaactctcaagcccaattctaaatcctaaattctaaatcctaaatttctaataagtactaagcacttgagcagcagacaacaacataaagtaaaagttaaaactttaaaaccctagtatctgttttccttttacatttttgttcctctcacgttggtttctcacaaagtcacagattcacagtcatagactaatagtgaaggctcaagagcaaccccaactcctcaaccccaagtataagattgtcaaattttgagaaggtttgtagggagtttttcaaattttaaattgattttaagtttttttttttccgaatgtttaagttgtttccttttctgttttgaacctctgtgggtcgtgaggaaaaaagaggttcataagaatttgaagaatgtagagagagaatatttgaattatctcggctagtcataaaccgaataaccgaatcaaaccgaaccaaaccgacaaaccaaacccgtggttattattttacttggtttggttatggttttagacatttaataaccgattaaattggtttggttatgattttaatcaataaccgacccaaaccgaaccatgaacactcCTAGGTGCAAGTGAGAAAGAAGGAGAGAGAGGGGGCGGGGGTAAAATACCCTAAAaagtaattattaatttaaaataattcatttaTGTAAAAAGCCCTTTGTTTTTCCGTCTCTaccaattgaaattaaaaatggGCCCAAAGGTACAAAGTCCGGGTCAGTCATATTTTCAGCCCAACAACTCTTCAATATATTTGATACTAGTGAAATTACACGTGTTTCGCGCAACAcaacaaaaattattattaatcaaGATATCTACATTGTATTAGCATGTAATTCTTGTTTATTAAAAATTTCTTTCAATCCTAATTTAGTTTTCTTGTTTTGATTCACATGTCTTTTCAAAATTCACATTAAAatcatacaatataaattaaaatttgagaggaaaaaaaagaagaaaaaatatgtcACATAACGTGCATAAAATGAGATGTAAGAAATAAGTCATGATATCATTTAATGACTTGGTGTAATATTTACTATTTCAATTATATAGATATTATAAAGGCGGATTTCATCGGTGGCActctaaagttggcaccaactttcatttagacacatcaactaagctttgttcattttagacacctcaagtaaggccccaatgtgtcattttgacactttgtgctgacttgaCACATTGCGTGTGCTGCATCCATTTTGCGCGCGTGAAgagcatttttttaaaaatatattttctttttattattttttttcttgtttttcttcttctccattttctagcTACCATTTTTCATCTATGGTAAAATAGATTTGAGCCAAATATAAGGCGAATTCGAATGCCACGAGATTTCCTCAAGCTTAAACacctttttttgttttgttaccTTCCTCATCCtcgaaataatttgaaaaatatcgacaaagatttttaaaattctccAAATCATTTTAAAACCATCATtatataatcaattttttttaacttagtCACAATTCAGCACACAAAATAACACAGCATTGGAGTTGTATTTTCGAAACAATCTTCTTTAATAGATGAGACAACCAAATGAAAGCTAATATCAtcacaaaaaaatacaaaaaatttgTACAATTACCAAATGGAAGCTCAAGCAGTGTAGTTGGCTTATCTCGTAAACCATAGCTCCATTTTTTCCCTTTAGATGATATGGGTAGGGTTGGGATGGGTGTGGCGGGAGATGAAGATCTAGTGGGGTGGAggaggggttggggttggggtgcgcggggttggagaagatgacgggAGGGGTGTGTGGTGCTGGAGAGACCACAGGGAGGGTGTGGGGGGTGGAGGGGTTAATAgaagttgttaattttttttaaaaaaaattattatttggatttTAAAATGCCACATGTCATTAAgttattggtcatttttttctattcaaaagtcattatttgagaattatttttgatatatatatatatatatatatatatgccacgtATTTTCATTTAATTCGCTATTTTTGACACGTCATCAgcgagtgcattacacacactttatatatttgggtgattatcaaaaaagtgtcaaaataacaCATCGGGGCCTTATTTAatgtgtctaaaatgaacaaaacttagttgaggtgtctaagtgaaagttggtgccaacctCAGGGGACCACCGATGGGTTCCGCCTATTATCAAAGAGTGACaaagaagtatttttttttagaaaaaaacatgTGCATGCAGCATTGAAGATGTAAAAAATGTATCAAGAATTGAGTGATTTTTACCccttaaatatattattttcatatccaactttattattatatatagattatcCATTGATGTCAAATACACAAAGTAAATTCCTATAAGAGAACACGCTGAAAAGTGGGGCAATATTGAATAGATCAAGACTGAAGTAAAAGCAAAACTTGCAAATTGCAGGAGTCTCTTTATATAACTATCCCAACAAAATATGGGTTTTGCTCCTCTCATATAAATGGATCTCTTGCTCTCCACTCATACAcatttttacatatatttatttttcactttGTGATTGCTATTAAACTTCATAATTGTAGCTAAAATAAATTATAGCAAGACattattttcatttcttcttctctaGTGTTGTTTCTTAAGcataaaaataagaagaaaaggtaaaaaaaaaaaggtggaAAAAGATAAATAGAAATGCTATTCACAGAGAGAtaacatatataaattataataactaTTAATATAAACCTCTTTCGCCGAGATGCCTTCTAAAAAGATTTTTTCCCGCATCGAAACAAGATTCTTTGCTTCTCCTCTTTTCACTTTCCTTCCTCACCCTCACTAATTTAGGAGTTACGATCATCAAAAGTCAAGAATTAACAATCCTTGAAAATAGCCTccgacagaaatgcaaggtaagactgcgtataATAGACCTTTGTGCTCGGGCCCTTCCCtagaccctgcgcatagcgggagctttaatGCAACGAATTGCCCTATATTCTATATTTTACATGCTTTAGTTCTTTAATGCAACGCAGTTTTGAATATGTTAATTCTTTGTTAAGTAGATTTaccaaataacaaataaattagGGATATTGAGTTAATTGTTACCCAAACCTGTTTGGATTGTGATGTATATCTATTTACCTAGTTTTGTGATTTGATGATACAGAAAGTTCTCAATTCCAAGTTATCTCGACAATCCGACAACATGTCCTGGTTTGAACTAAGTCTTTTTGGTGTTTGTAATGTGATTACCAACTAGTACAATTTTATCTGTTTTTTTACTTTTGCCTTGTTCAGGATTGCAATTCTGTCAAGGATTCTCCTAATTTAACATTACATATATCATTGCCACATATGTGTTTGTGATTTCTGCTCCATAACAAACCTCACGCTTTTGCCATGCATTCTCATTTATATTATCCATTCTCTATACTGCTAAGCTATTAGAAAGTTAAATTTACAGTAAACAAGTTTGAAAAGTATTACTACTAGTTTAAATATTGTTCAAAGCTTTTTCATCCTTGATTTTGTTCTTCTTTGACTCTTGGTTTCA
Protein-coding sequences here:
- the LOC129891855 gene encoding putative DUF21 domain-containing protein At3g13070, chloroplastic encodes the protein MDAAVFNPSSFITTCNKRSYPGVYTRQLRIPIKNLRYSCGVASNFALPYNSRCNFRSGICLSVKGGKGEFQNAQDSSGTCLKIPFVHFLLKKGLILIGVICGGFVIGCRRVFAVEGVLSGGYGVLEQGLVLLRSYWPTVLLVLRMFKEQGLILAALLSLSAFFSMAETSITTLWPWKVRELAEKESDNEGVFKMLRSDVTRFLTTILIGTTVVNIAATALVTEAATAAFGEAGVSAATGVMTVAILLLTEITPKSIAVHNATEVARFVVRPVAWLSLILYPVGRVVTYLSMGMLKLLGLKGRSEPYVTEDELKLMLRGAELSGAIEEEEQDMIENVLEIKDTHVREVMTPLVDVVAIDASATLVDFHSLWVTHQYSRVPVFEQRIDNIVGIAYAMDLLDYVQKGELLESSIVGDMAHKPAYFVPDSMSVWNLLREFRIRKVHMAVVLNEYGGTIGIVTLEDVVEEIVGEIFDENDSKEEIQKKTGYIVMRAEGIYDVDANTSIDQLSEDLNIKMPEGHQYETVSGFVCEAFGYIPRTGETIKLILERGNEDEDKNYNGTESDRADQNEKNQTFKLEILAGNARKVSAVRFERINDDVEIETNEVTRLVPKIMTRKRASNGGSDRSNHDDISFMERRDEDDDSNNFVMAEREDNHDVANKQ